A window of Acropora muricata isolate sample 2 chromosome 3, ASM3666990v1, whole genome shotgun sequence contains these coding sequences:
- the LOC136910728 gene encoding uncharacterized protein isoform X5, whose protein sequence is MIYFTILSLRSVVGAVMYVPDPTCKNPAASRHQLTACLIIADAALRPLEVLCLCRALQHQFLFRSQGILQQEIHIYNSQEDSFSGTEPGSSLSEVAVRTEKNDSGALLLAQFILAVVFIILLLALTPEVTVGIYWIYLCLYWIQCITSVILAILIVTNKNEDGPTFLVKLSFLVGVFFSLPGDVPSFIWSCISYSNASIGYCFALAFSFLSVLFLFIALRAEFLRLKQEAQYHAIGGEVDSLFSVHSETITAS, encoded by the exons ATGATTTACTTCACAATATTGTCTCTGAG GTCAGTTGTAGGTGCTGTGATGTATGTTCCTGATCCTACATGTAAGAATCCTGCTGCAAGCCGCCATCAACTAACAGCATGTTTAATTATAGCAG atGCAGCCCTTAGACCTCTGGAG GTGTTGTGTTTGTGCAGAGCATTACAACATCAGTTCTTATTCAGATCGCAAG GTATCCTACAACAGGAAATACACATTTACAATTCTCAAGAGGACAGTTTTTCTGGAACCGAGCCTGGATCTTCTCTGTCAGAGGTAGCTGTG AGAACAGAAAAGAATGACTCTGGAGCATTACTTTTGGCTCAGTTTATCCTGGCAGTGGTGttcataattttatt ACTAGCTCTGACGCCAGAAGTCACTGTGGGAATCTATTGGATATACCTTTGCCTTTATTGGATTCAGTGCATTACTTCAGTTatattggccattttgattgtgacaaataaaaatgaagatggtCCTACATTCTTGGTAAAG TTGTCCTTTCTTGTTGGAGTGTTCTTTTCATTGCCAGGGGATGTACCTTCATTTATTTGGTCATGCATCTCCTACA GTAATGCTTCAATAGGCTACTGTTTTGCATTGGCATTTTCATTTCTGTCTGTTCTCTTTCTGTTCATTGCACTGAGAGCAGAGTTTCTTCGACTTAAGCAG GAAGCTCAATACCATGCTATTGGAGGAGAAGTAGACTCATTGTTTTCTGTGCATTCAGAGACAATAACAGCAAGTTGA